Proteins encoded by one window of Orbaceae bacterium BiB:
- a CDS encoding IS3 family transposase: protein MARYEFIKKQNTLSKRRLFHLFDVSSSGYYAYLKRLPSQRTVFNQQLDKKIETLFEDHRHLYGYRRLHVELLEEGYCLSRERVRRRMHKLHLKAKQRKKYKQTTDSNHNKPVAENILDRHFTMDTPNQAWVCDITYIKVNGQWLYLAIVLDLYSRKIIGWAMDLHMESTLVCQALTMALLHRGYPSKVIVHSDRGGQYCSDDYQAILTAYGLTCSMSRKGNCWDNAVAESFFHTLKTEWIYRHKLENMAQAKSMILWYIEVYYNRVRKHSYLNYLSPVQFEEKMI from the coding sequence ATAGCCAGGTACGAATTTATTAAAAAGCAAAACACGCTATCTAAGCGTCGTTTATTTCATCTATTTGACGTGTCAAGTAGTGGTTACTATGCCTATTTAAAGCGATTACCGTCTCAGAGAACAGTGTTTAATCAGCAGCTTGACAAAAAGATTGAAACACTATTTGAAGATCATCGGCATCTCTATGGTTATCGGCGTTTACATGTCGAACTTTTGGAGGAAGGCTATTGTTTATCACGTGAACGAGTTCGTCGACGAATGCACAAGCTTCACCTTAAAGCAAAACAACGCAAAAAGTATAAACAAACAACGGACAGTAACCACAACAAACCGGTCGCTGAAAATATTTTAGATAGGCACTTTACCATGGACACACCTAATCAAGCTTGGGTATGCGATATAACTTACATTAAAGTGAACGGACAGTGGTTATACCTCGCGATTGTACTTGATCTCTACTCTCGTAAAATCATAGGCTGGGCGATGGATCTGCATATGGAAAGCACGCTAGTTTGTCAAGCCTTAACTATGGCTTTGCTTCATCGGGGCTATCCGAGTAAAGTGATTGTTCATAGTGACCGTGGTGGCCAGTATTGTTCCGATGATTACCAAGCTATATTAACGGCTTATGGCTTAACGTGTAGTATGAGTCGCAAAGGTAACTGTTGGGATAATGCGGTGGCTGAAAGCTTTTTCCATACCTTAAAAACAGAATGGATTTACCGACACAAACTAGAAAATATGGCACAAGCTAAATCGATGATCTTGTGGTACATTGAGGTTTACTATAACCGAGTAAGAAAACATTCATATTTAAACTATTTATCACCTGTTCAATTTGAAGAAAAAATGATTTAA
- a CDS encoding transposase — translation MSKKYDPQFKQEAINLALNSEQTYRQTANDLGINYKTFCNWMYQTMNKPTHQAIKSNKKLDYHELELRKKEIDILKKAAQYFASLK, via the coding sequence ATGAGTAAAAAATACGATCCCCAATTTAAACAAGAAGCGATCAATTTAGCCCTAAATAGCGAACAAACTTATCGACAAACAGCCAATGATTTAGGTATAAATTACAAAACATTTTGTAATTGGATGTACCAAACGATGAATAAACCAACCCATCAAGCGATAAAATCAAATAAAAAACTAGACTATCACGAGCTTGAGCTACGTAAAAAGGAGATCGATATCCTAAAAAAGGCCGCTCAGTACTTTGCGAGCCTGAAATAG
- a CDS encoding IS3 family transposase has product MTREQAMVDIIDYIEPIYNQKRRHYKLGFISPAEFEHNLLKTA; this is encoded by the coding sequence ATAACAAGAGAGCAAGCGATGGTCGATATTATTGATTATATCGAACCGATTTATAATCAAAAAAGAAGACATTATAAACTTGGATTTATTTCACCAGCAGAATTTGAACATAATTTACTAAAAACTGCCTAA